From Cetobacterium somerae ATCC BAA-474:
TTGAAAATTTTTCTTTACTCATTGTCACCATCCATAAATTTAATTAGATTGTATTTTTGTCATAAGGTTTTCCAGAAGCACTTGGTGCAACTGCTTTTCCAACCACTCCAGCAAGAGCTAGAAGAGTTAATAAGTATGGAATCATTTGAATGAACTGTGGAGGAATAAATGTTACATATTGTTGAATAACAGTTTGAGCTGCATCTGCAAATCCAAATAATAAACTAGCAAATAGAACACCTTTTGGTTTCCACTTTCCAAAAACAAGAGCAGCAAGAGCAATAAATCCTCTTCCAGCTGACATCTCTTTTGAAAACTGACTAAGAGCTCCAATAGCTAAATATGTTCCACCAAGACCAGCAAAAACACCAGACATAACAACACCAAAATATCTAACTTTAGCAACACTAATACCAACAGTATCAGCAGCTAAAGGATACTCTCCAACGGCTCTCATTCTAAGACCAGTAACTGTTTTATATAAAAAGTAACCAGACCAAATAGCTAATCCGTAAATAATATAAATTAATAAAGAGAAGTCAAATAGTAATGGAATTCTAGTTGCAGATGGACTATTAGATGCTTGTTCAAATAGAACTCTTAGCATGAAAATAGTGAATCCAGATGCAAAAAGGTTGATAGCAACACCAGATACAGTTTGATTACCTCTATATTTAATACTTATTATAGCATGAACTAGAGCAATTAATCCACCAGATATAGCACCAGCTAAAATTCCTAGAACCCAACTTCCTGTATAATAAGAAACAACAGCTGAAGAGAAAGCACCAATAAGCATCATTCCCTCAAGACCAATATTAACAACTCCACAAACTTCAGAAAACATACCACCAATAGCTGTTATAAGAATTGGAGCAGCTTGTCTGATTGTGGCTAAAATTAAACTTATAATAATACTTACCATTACTCAGCTCCTCCTTTTGAACCTTTTTCCAACCAAGATCTAATCATATTTTCAGCAGCAATTAATAAAATAATAATTGCTTGAATCATTATGACCATTTGACTTGGAATACTTGTATTAAATTGCATAGCTCTACCACCAACTCTAAGAGCAGCAAATAAAATAGCAGCCAATAAAGCACCGATAGGAGTATTTTTACCAAGAAGAGCAACTGCAATTCCATCAAATCCATAAGTAGCAGTTAATCCTGTCTTATAAGCATATTGACCAACACCACCAAGAACTCTTTCAACACCACCAAGACCAGCAAGGAATCCTGATATACCAAGAGTTAAAATGATGATTTTTTTTACATTTATTCCATTATTTTCAGCAGCAGTAGGATTAAAACCAACAGCTTTAATATGATATCCTAAAACTGTTTTTTCTAAAATAAACCAAACTAAAAATACTGCAACTAAGGCAAGAATAAATCCATAATTTAAAGGAACTCTAACATCTAATAATTTTCCTAGTCTTGCAGCTTCAGCAACTGCAGGAGTTTGAGGATTAAATCCAGGAGCCTTTAGTGGATAGTTTAAACAGTACTGCTCAAAACTAACTGCAATATAGTTAAGCATGATTGTAGATATAACCTCATGAACTCCAAGTTCAGCTTTTAACCAACCAGCAATTGCAGCCCAAAGGAAACCAGCTAATCCACCAATTAATAATATAACAAAAACATTGCTTATAAAGATATTAGCAACAAAACCACCAAGGGCAGCAGCAGTAAGACCTGCCATAGTCATCTGACCTTGAGCACCAATGTTAAACATACCACCTTTAAATGCAACTAAAACTCCAAGTCCAGTAAAAATAAGAGGAGTCGCTTCTAAAAGTGTTCTTGCAATAGGAGTAAGTCCGTCGAAGGCTCCAGTAAATAAGTAATAATAAGCTTTTACAGGATTTTCACCCATATATAGAATAATACCTGCACCAATTAATAAAGCTAATAAAACTGCTATAATAGGAACAAGAATATTTAAAACCTTTTTGTTTTTAATCAAGTTTACCCCCCGCCATAAGTATTCCAATTTTTTCTTCATTTGCTTCTTCTCTAGAAAGAATTCCCGTTATCTTTCCAGCACACATAACTGCTATTTTATCTGAAAGATTCAAAATTTCAGATAATTCAGAGGAAACAACCATAACAGCTTTTCCTTTTACTTTTTCATTTAAGATTAATTTATGAATTGATTCGATAGCTCCGATATCAACACCTCTAGTTGGTTGTCCAGCAATAATAAGATTATTATTTTTCTTTTCAAGCTCTCTAGCAACTATAATCTTTTGTTGATTTCCACCAGAAAGTCTACCAAATTCAGTGTCAACACTTCTAGGTCTAACATCATATTTTTCCATAAACATCTCTGCATCTTTTCTTAGTTTAGAAAAGTTTAAAAGTCCAAATTTAGAATACTCATCTCTTTCAAGACCAAGAGCAAAGTTTTCCATAACACTAAATTGTGATACAGCAGCTCTTTTATGCCTATCTTCAGGAATGTGAGCCAATCCCAGTTGAGATATTTTTCTAGGTGTTTTCTTTTTTAAGATAACATTATCAAGGATCATTTCACCAGAGCAAATCTCTTTAAGTCCAGTAAGAGCTTCAACAAGTTCAGTTTGTCCACTTCCCTCAACTCCAGCAATTCCTAAAACCTCTCCTTTTCTTATTTCGAAAGAGGCATTATTAACTTTTATTACATTGTGATGATCTTTAACACTGACATCTTTCACAGAAAGAACAACTTCACCGATTTCAACTTCAGGTCTCTCTGTAGTGAAAAGCACAGCTCTTCCAACCATAGCATTTGCAATTTTCTCTTTAGTAGCTTCTTTAGTAGGGAAATTTGCAATATCTTTACCTCTTCTAATAACTGTAATGTTATCTGAAATATCTAAAACCTCTTGAAGTTTGTGTGATATAAAGATAATAGTTTTTCCTTCAGCAATAAGATTATCCATAATTTTGTAAAGCTCTTTAATCTCCTGTGGAGTTAAAACAGCAGTAGGCTCATCAAATACCAATAGATTTGCCCCTTTGAAAAGTATTTTTAAAATTTCGACTCTTTGCTGCATACCGATAGATAAGTCTGATACCAATGCATCAGGATCAATAGCAAGTCCATATTTTTTAGAAACATCAATAACGTCTTGTCTAGCTTGATTGATGTCTAAAGATAAGCCTTTTTTAGGTTCAACACCTAAAATCATATTTTCAGCAACAGTTAAAGTAGGAACTAACATAAAATGTTGATAAACCATACCAATTCCTAATTCAGCAGCTTTACTAGGTGAATCTATTTGCACTTCTTCTCCATGATAAAATATTTTACCAGAAGTAGGAGTATAAAGACCGTTTAACATTTTCATAAGTGTTGATTTTCCTGCTCCATTTTCACCAACAATAGCGTGTTTTTCACCTTTTAAGATTTTTAAAGTAATATCGTCGTTTGCGATAACTTTTCCATCTAAGAAAGTTTTTCTGATGTGTTGCATTTCTAAGATATAATTATTCACTTAGAATCCTCCCTAAATTTATTCAAGGTTAATTTAAAAAATAACCTTATAAAATTATATTATGTTATATTAAAGTAGTCAACTTTTTTTATTCTTCTCTTTTTATTATAACAAATGTAATATCGTCATTCTGTTCACAACCATTTTGAAATTTATTAATTTCAGACAGTAAATTTTGTTTTATCTCTTTTGAAGAAAGATGAGAACTCTCTAGTAAAACATTTTTAAGTCTTTCTATTCCAAATAGTTCTTTATCTTTATTTTCAGCTTCACTAATTCCATCAGTATAATAGATAACAACGTCTCCAACATTAAGGTGGATTTTATCTTGTTTATAGCTATAGTCATCTAAGAATCCTATTGCCACCCCTTTAACAGAATGAGTTTCTATCTCTTTAGTAAGACTATTGTACACAATTAAAGGATTATGACCAGCATTTGAATAAGTAATAGTTTTAGTATTATAGTCGTATTTACTATGCATCATAGTAATAAACATATCTTCTGTAATATCAGGATAAATAAGTTTATTAAGTTTTCGTACATTACAAGAAGGTTGCTCTCCTTGGAGCTCTAAAGTTTTTAAAACAGATCTTCCTAATGCCATAAGGAATGCTGCCGGAACACCTTTTCCGCTTACATCTGCAATAGTGATACTAAAAGTATTACTATCTAAAAGTGAATAATCGTAGTAATCTCCACCGATTTCTTTAGCTGGTTCAAAAAATGTTGCTACATCAAGTCCTAAAACTTTTTTAATTTTCTTAGGAATAATTCTTTTTTGAATTCTTGATGCCACTTCAAGTTCTTGAGACATTCTTTCTTTAATAACTAAATCAGAATATATTTGAGCATTATTAATAGCTATAGCAACTTGAATAGTTAGAGCCGAAATAGTTTCTTCATCACTTTTAATAAGTTTTGACTTATCCTCAATTATAAAGATAACTCCAAGTTCTTTTCCCTTTACTGTAAGTGGAGAGGCAATTATTTTTTCATCTGGTGTAATAGAAAATCCTTTTAACATTTCGTTATATATTTTTTTATAATCTTTTCGCGTAAATTGAGATAAAATCTCTTCAGGATAACTTAATTCACCTTTAAAATAAATTTCTCCTTTAATTCTTTTATTAATTAATTTACCACCTTCCCATAGGTAAAGGGAGATTCTTTTAGCTCCAGTTAGAACAAAGTAAGCATCTAAAATAGTAGAGATAATTTTATCTAATTCCATTATAGATAGAACAGTTCTTGAAAGTGAGTTGATATTAGATAAACTAGCAACTCTTTGTTCTAGAACCTGATTACTATACTCAAGTTGTTTAGATTTAGTTAAAAGAGATTCATAGGTAACTTCAAGTTCTTTTTTGTACTCTCTAAGTTCTTCAATAGAGTTATCTAATTCTAGATCTTGTTTTGTAATGGCTGTAGTAGCTCTTTCATAGTCATTTTTTAAATCTTCGGATATATCATTTAAAAATTCTTTACTAACAAAACTTTTTAAAATCTTACTCGTTTCTTCAAAGTTTTTTTTCTCTTGTTTTTTTAAAATTAAAAAGAATATAAAAAATAAAATAATAAAAGAAAAATATGTAATCAATTAATTCTCCTCCCAAGCAGAGAATTTTTGTTCTAAATTTTCATTAGTTGAATTTTTTCTCCATTCTTTTCTTTTCCAATTTAAAATTCTAGATACTCCAGTGGAATTTTTGGAAATATCTTTTAGTTCATCTAAAGATTTAGGAGTTACTACATTAGATGTAAAATCATAATCTTCAGTTGAATAGACATTTT
This genomic window contains:
- a CDS encoding PP2C family protein-serine/threonine phosphatase gives rise to the protein MITYFSFIILFFIFFLILKKQEKKNFEETSKILKSFVSKEFLNDISEDLKNDYERATTAITKQDLELDNSIEELREYKKELEVTYESLLTKSKQLEYSNQVLEQRVASLSNINSLSRTVLSIMELDKIISTILDAYFVLTGAKRISLYLWEGGKLINKRIKGEIYFKGELSYPEEILSQFTRKDYKKIYNEMLKGFSITPDEKIIASPLTVKGKELGVIFIIEDKSKLIKSDEETISALTIQVAIAINNAQIYSDLVIKERMSQELEVASRIQKRIIPKKIKKVLGLDVATFFEPAKEIGGDYYDYSLLDSNTFSITIADVSGKGVPAAFLMALGRSVLKTLELQGEQPSCNVRKLNKLIYPDITEDMFITMMHSKYDYNTKTITYSNAGHNPLIVYNSLTKEIETHSVKGVAIGFLDDYSYKQDKIHLNVGDVVIYYTDGISEAENKDKELFGIERLKNVLLESSHLSSKEIKQNLLSEINKFQNGCEQNDDITFVIIKREE
- a CDS encoding ABC transporter permease; the protein is MIKNKKVLNILVPIIAVLLALLIGAGIILYMGENPVKAYYYLFTGAFDGLTPIARTLLEATPLIFTGLGVLVAFKGGMFNIGAQGQMTMAGLTAAALGGFVANIFISNVFVILLIGGLAGFLWAAIAGWLKAELGVHEVISTIMLNYIAVSFEQYCLNYPLKAPGFNPQTPAVAEAARLGKLLDVRVPLNYGFILALVAVFLVWFILEKTVLGYHIKAVGFNPTAAENNGINVKKIIILTLGISGFLAGLGGVERVLGGVGQYAYKTGLTATYGFDGIAVALLGKNTPIGALLAAILFAALRVGGRAMQFNTSIPSQMVIMIQAIIILLIAAENMIRSWLEKGSKGGAE
- a CDS encoding ABC transporter permease, which gives rise to MVSIIISLILATIRQAAPILITAIGGMFSEVCGVVNIGLEGMMLIGAFSSAVVSYYTGSWVLGILAGAISGGLIALVHAIISIKYRGNQTVSGVAINLFASGFTIFMLRVLFEQASNSPSATRIPLLFDFSLLIYIIYGLAIWSGYFLYKTVTGLRMRAVGEYPLAADTVGISVAKVRYFGVVMSGVFAGLGGTYLAIGALSQFSKEMSAGRGFIALAALVFGKWKPKGVLFASLLFGFADAAQTVIQQYVTFIPPQFIQMIPYLLTLLALAGVVGKAVAPSASGKPYDKNTI
- a CDS encoding ABC transporter ATP-binding protein gives rise to the protein MNNYILEMQHIRKTFLDGKVIANDDITLKILKGEKHAIVGENGAGKSTLMKMLNGLYTPTSGKIFYHGEEVQIDSPSKAAELGIGMVYQHFMLVPTLTVAENMILGVEPKKGLSLDINQARQDVIDVSKKYGLAIDPDALVSDLSIGMQQRVEILKILFKGANLLVFDEPTAVLTPQEIKELYKIMDNLIAEGKTIIFISHKLQEVLDISDNITVIRRGKDIANFPTKEATKEKIANAMVGRAVLFTTERPEVEIGEVVLSVKDVSVKDHHNVIKVNNASFEIRKGEVLGIAGVEGSGQTELVEALTGLKEICSGEMILDNVILKKKTPRKISQLGLAHIPEDRHKRAAVSQFSVMENFALGLERDEYSKFGLLNFSKLRKDAEMFMEKYDVRPRSVDTEFGRLSGGNQQKIIVARELEKKNNNLIIAGQPTRGVDIGAIESIHKLILNEKVKGKAVMVVSSELSEILNLSDKIAVMCAGKITGILSREEANEEKIGILMAGGKLD